The segment GGTTTTGATATCAAAGCAGCCGAGCTTGTCCTGATCGCCCGACGTGTACATCGTGAAGGCTTGATCGCCCGCGACGGAGACGCTGGAGTACCCGCTGCCGAGTTTCTTCTTCCAGGCAATCTTGAGGCTCGGTTTCAGTCCGCTGAGCTTTCCATCGGTCGAGCCAATGCCGTCGCCTTTGCTACCGCGTAGTGCCGGCCAATCCTGAGCACGGAGGTTTGAACCGAACGGGCTAAAAGAGAGCAGGGCGAACAGGATTGGAAGTGCGAATTTCAGGGTGCGAGACATGGGAGCTCCGAAGTGCAGTCGAATTGAGCCGCCATTCTAGAGCTTCAGGATCAGGATGTCGCTAGTGGGAGCACAGACTGTGCGAATGTCGACATACGCACAGGCTGGAAGACTATGCCGCCAATTCACTTCCGCCAAACCGGTCGGGCGTTTGTTGTGATTTCTTCATCGGCCTCCAACATTCTGGCTTTCAATGTCGCGACTGTTTCTGGTTCGGACTTAAAAAGGTTCTGTTGCTCGCCAAGGTCGTCAGCAAGATTGAACAAGTGCGTTCGCGTTTTTGGGTTGGGGTTCTTTTTGTTCTTTCGCGGCGTGATCTCAAGGTACTTCATGTCGCCGGAGCGAATTCCCTGCAGTCGCCCGTTTGCTGAGTAAAAAAGCATTTCGTCGCGAGGCGTGTCATCCGAATTGAAGGTCGATGAAATATCGAAACCGTCGATCCGGTTCTCAGGAAGTTCCGTATTCGTGATCGCAGCGATCGTCGGCAGCAAATCCATCGTTGAAGTGAAAGCATCGGTGCTGGTTCCAGCCGGAATGCGTCCCGGAGCCCACATCACGCAAGGCACACGTTGTCCGCCTTCGAAAGTCGTCCCCTTCCCCGCCCGCAGCGGTCCTGCACTTCCGCCGTGGTGTTTGAACTGCAACCACGGTCCGTTGTCCGAGGTGTAGATGACATAAGTGTTCTCCGACAGACCGAGGTCGCGAACCGTCTGCATCAACCGGCCAACTTCCGCGTCAATGTGCTCAATCACACATTTGTAGGCGTTCTTTGGATTCGGATCGTAGACATCTTCGGGGACGTAGAGCGGAATGTGCGGCATCGAATGCGGCAGATATAGAAAGAACGGTTTGTCCTTGTTCGAGGTTACGAAATCGATGGCTTTATCGGTGTAGCGGCGTGTTATCGTTCGCTGATCCACAGGGAGTTCGACGATCTCTTCGTTCTGCAACAGTGGCGTTTTCCAGCCCGTGACGGCGGTTTTCTGATCCAGCCACAGTTCGTCGCTGGGAGCTTTCAGCTTTCCTTTATTGTCCGGATGGTTCATGTCGTTGGAGTACGGGATGCCGAAGTACGAATCGAATCCCTGTGCTCGCGGCAATGTTTCCGGCTGGTGGCCCAGATGCCATTTCCCAACACAAGCCGTTGCGTACCCGATCGATTTGAGGTGATCGGCGATGGTGTGTTCGTCTGCATGTAAGCCGTGGTCAGACAGTGGGAATAGCACATGTTTGTGCATGCCGACACGTTTTGGATAACATCCGGTCAGCAACGCCGCGCGGGAAGGCGAACAGACAGAGCAGGGCACGTAGAAGCTTGTGTACTTTCGACCTTCGCTGGCCATTCGATCGATGTTGGGCGTCGCGATCGTTTCGGACCCAAAACAACCGAGGTCGTTGTAGCCTTGATCGTCGGTGAAAATGACGATGAAGTTCGGCTTTTCCTGCGCTTCGGCGGCGACAGAAAAAACGCTGACGATCAGCAGAAGGCAGGCGATGAATCGAGCGAACGGTGGATTTGCAAGCGGATCAAATTTCATGGCGGCTCCCGGGTTCAGTGCTTCAAGTCATGCCATGTTACATCAATCGAGGGAGCTTTTTACAAGCTTCAGCGCCGCCAAAAGAACTTTCGAGCAAATGCCAGGCACTTTTTAATAAATTGATTTTCATGTCGTTAACGCGGCCAAACATGAGTGGCAATGTGCTGGCCGCCGATAGAAAACGCAACGGA is part of the Mariniblastus fucicola genome and harbors:
- a CDS encoding sulfatase family protein; protein product: MKFDPLANPPFARFIACLLLIVSVFSVAAEAQEKPNFIVIFTDDQGYNDLGCFGSETIATPNIDRMASEGRKYTSFYVPCSVCSPSRAALLTGCYPKRVGMHKHVLFPLSDHGLHADEHTIADHLKSIGYATACVGKWHLGHQPETLPRAQGFDSYFGIPYSNDMNHPDNKGKLKAPSDELWLDQKTAVTGWKTPLLQNEEIVELPVDQRTITRRYTDKAIDFVTSNKDKPFFLYLPHSMPHIPLYVPEDVYDPNPKNAYKCVIEHIDAEVGRLMQTVRDLGLSENTYVIYTSDNGPWLQFKHHGGSAGPLRAGKGTTFEGGQRVPCVMWAPGRIPAGTSTDAFTSTMDLLPTIAAITNTELPENRIDGFDISSTFNSDDTPRDEMLFYSANGRLQGIRSGDMKYLEITPRKNKKNPNPKTRTHLFNLADDLGEQQNLFKSEPETVATLKARMLEADEEITTNARPVWRK